A window from Dehalobacter sp. DCA encodes these proteins:
- a CDS encoding iron chaperone, with protein sequence MGADKVVHESVDGYILQFPDETQEILRAIRNVIREAAPDAVEKISYQMPTFVLNGNLVHFAAFKNHIGFYPTPSGIEAFKQELAGYKGAKGSVQFPLNKPIPYELISKIVKYRVAENAHIPRRIPCCDV encoded by the coding sequence ATGGGAGCGGATAAAGTGGTTCATGAATCAGTTGATGGGTATATTTTGCAGTTCCCTGATGAGACACAGGAAATATTAAGAGCAATTAGAAATGTGATAAGAGAAGCAGCACCGGACGCAGTGGAAAAGATAAGCTATCAGATGCCTACGTTTGTACTGAACGGTAATCTCGTTCATTTCGCAGCATTCAAAAACCACATTGGATTTTATCCGACACCAAGCGGGATTGAAGCCTTTAAACAGGAACTGGCCGGTTATAAGGGAGCTAAAGGATCGGTACAATTCCCATTAAATAAGCCTATTCCGTATGAGTTAATAAGCAAGATCGTGAAGTACAGAGTCGCGGAGAACGCGCATATCCCAAGAAGAATTCCGTGCTGCGATGTTTAG
- a CDS encoding SGNH/GDSL hydrolase family protein, with translation MDNNQSELKENYTFLIVGDSISKGVIYNEDQGKYSLLDRNYVSLVQNSLKGMVYNAAKFGNTIKKGIERLNRDVSKTRPDIVLIEFGGNDCDFDWMQIASDPMAEHEPKTDFNAFGKMLTDTIISLKNNNIIPVLMTLPPLDADRYFKWISKNSNEIGKNILIWLGSVTKIYWWQERYNSMIVNIAEETKTKWIDVRGAFLKTPDFTQLLCIDGIHPNEDGHKVIAQKVTEYLRQNYNFLLKDSSADSLS, from the coding sequence ATGGATAACAATCAGTCTGAACTGAAAGAAAATTATACATTTCTGATTGTAGGAGACTCCATTTCCAAAGGCGTGATCTATAACGAGGATCAGGGGAAATATTCGTTATTGGACAGAAACTATGTTTCTCTGGTCCAGAACAGCCTGAAGGGCATGGTTTATAATGCTGCGAAATTTGGTAATACCATAAAAAAAGGCATTGAACGCCTTAATCGGGATGTCTCCAAAACGCGTCCGGATATTGTACTGATCGAATTTGGAGGCAATGACTGTGACTTTGACTGGATGCAGATTGCGAGTGATCCAATGGCAGAGCATGAACCCAAAACGGATTTCAACGCTTTCGGGAAAATGCTCACAGATACCATTATTTCGCTTAAAAACAATAATATTATCCCGGTGTTGATGACGCTTCCCCCGCTTGACGCGGATCGGTATTTCAAGTGGATTAGCAAAAACAGTAATGAGATAGGGAAAAATATATTGATTTGGCTTGGAAGCGTTACAAAGATATACTGGTGGCAGGAACGCTACAACTCCATGATTGTGAACATTGCAGAGGAAACCAAGACAAAATGGATCGATGTAAGAGGTGCTTTTCTGAAGACACCGGATTTTACTCAATTGCTTTGTATTGATGGGATCCATCCGAATGAAGACGGGCATAAGGTCATTGCCCAAAAGGTGACGGAATACCTCAGACAGAATTACAATTTTCTGCTCAAAGATTCTTCCGCGGACAGTCTTTCTTAG
- the splB gene encoding spore photoproduct lyase, translating to MLYSRRGINLNFEPKQVFYEPEALNYPLGKKLVDYFRQIKIPVKATSSHNRITGLSGDTAAKTYFEAKKTLVIGVKRGKTFQTCKPSAHYQLPLTTSCPGMCEYCYLATTLGARPYIRIYVNINELLEKAQTLIQERLPEITYFEGAAVSDPIPMEQYTGSLRKSIEFFGRQPQGRFRFVTKFTDVDSLLNLEHHGHTRFRFSLNCEEIIRNYEHGTPSAENRIKAAGKVLRAGYPLGFIIAPIIRFENWMDQYEKLFADLAEQLKAASPANFSPAALTFEFITHRFSSRAKSNILNIYPQTSLPMDEASRKFKFGQFGYGKYVYPPVEMEEIKTSFLAFMNRHFPGAKAKYFI from the coding sequence ATGTTGTACTCCAGAAGGGGGATTAACTTGAATTTCGAGCCCAAACAGGTCTTTTATGAACCCGAAGCCCTGAATTATCCACTTGGGAAGAAGCTTGTTGATTATTTTCGGCAAATCAAGATTCCGGTCAAAGCAACAAGTTCTCACAACAGAATAACCGGTCTGAGCGGAGATACTGCTGCCAAAACCTATTTTGAAGCCAAAAAAACATTGGTGATCGGTGTTAAACGCGGAAAAACGTTTCAAACCTGCAAACCCTCAGCTCATTATCAGCTGCCGCTGACCACAAGCTGTCCCGGGATGTGCGAATATTGTTATTTAGCCACGACGCTGGGTGCAAGACCGTACATCCGCATCTATGTTAATATAAATGAACTGCTTGAAAAAGCCCAAACTTTAATCCAGGAACGTTTACCCGAGATCACTTATTTCGAAGGAGCCGCAGTGTCCGACCCAATCCCGATGGAACAATATACAGGCAGTCTGAGAAAAAGCATTGAATTTTTTGGAAGGCAGCCTCAAGGCCGGTTCCGCTTTGTCACAAAATTCACTGACGTTGATAGCCTTTTGAATCTGGAACATCACGGTCATACCCGGTTTCGTTTCAGCCTGAATTGCGAGGAAATCATCAGAAATTATGAGCATGGGACACCATCCGCTGAAAATAGAATAAAGGCAGCCGGAAAAGTACTTCGCGCCGGCTACCCTTTGGGTTTTATTATTGCCCCGATTATCAGATTTGAGAACTGGATGGATCAATACGAAAAGCTCTTTGCTGACCTGGCAGAGCAGTTAAAAGCCGCTTCTCCGGCAAACTTTTCTCCTGCAGCGCTTACTTTTGAATTTATCACACATCGTTTTTCTTCCCGAGCCAAGTCCAATATTTTAAATATCTATCCGCAGACAAGCCTACCGATGGATGAAGCTTCGCGCAAATTTAAATTCGGGCAGTTCGGCTACGGAAAATATGTCTACCCACCCGTTGAAATGGAGGAAATAAAGACTTCCTTTCTGGCGTTTATGAACCGTCATTTCCCGGGAGCAAAAGCCAAATACTTTATTTAG
- a CDS encoding pentapeptide repeat-containing protein — translation MSGIREPIDIFAEQRRSLRADCENCFGLCCTALYFSASEGFPNDKEAGQPCRKLQENFRCSIYQDLQGLGLKGCMAFDCFGAGPKVSKLSYGGRDWRRSPEFQEQMFEVFLVIRQLQEILWYLTEAETLQPAHSVHEALRTLREETERLTLLSPGELLKMDVPLYRTEVNTLLLQTSELVRVSVCQERNIQAGILKTFKRRNSLIAADLRETDLRGANLRGACLIAADLSGSDLGGADLIGADLRDADLSGTDLSHSIFLTQPQLNTAKGDKRTKLPPLLFYPRQWSLD, via the coding sequence TTGTCTGGAATTCGTGAACCAATAGACATTTTTGCTGAGCAGAGACGCAGTCTGAGAGCTGACTGTGAGAACTGCTTCGGATTGTGCTGCACCGCGCTGTATTTTTCAGCTTCGGAAGGCTTTCCAAACGATAAAGAGGCCGGTCAACCCTGTCGGAAGCTGCAGGAAAATTTTCGCTGCAGTATATATCAAGATCTTCAGGGACTGGGCCTGAAAGGCTGCATGGCATTTGACTGTTTTGGCGCAGGGCCAAAGGTATCCAAGCTCAGTTACGGCGGCAGAGACTGGCGGCGATCACCGGAATTCCAGGAGCAAATGTTTGAAGTTTTCCTTGTCATTCGGCAGCTTCAGGAGATACTCTGGTATTTGACAGAAGCAGAGACATTACAGCCCGCTCATTCAGTTCATGAGGCGCTTCGTACCCTGCGGGAAGAGACGGAACGGCTGACACTGCTCAGCCCGGGTGAGCTTCTGAAAATGGATGTACCCTTATATCGTACCGAAGTAAATACCCTGCTGCTTCAAACAAGTGAACTGGTCCGTGTTTCTGTTTGTCAGGAGCGGAATATTCAGGCCGGGATTTTGAAGACCTTTAAGCGCAGGAATAGTCTGATTGCTGCAGATCTCCGGGAAACGGACCTCAGAGGGGCTAACCTTAGAGGAGCCTGTCTGATTGCCGCAGATCTCAGCGGGAGCGATCTGGGCGGAGCTGATTTGATCGGGGCGGATTTGCGCGATGCCGACCTTAGTGGTACTGATTTAAGCCATAGTATTTTTCTGACCCAGCCCCAGCTAAATACGGCGAAGGGAGACAAGCGTACCAAGCTGCCGCCATTACTCTTTTATCCAAGACAATGGAGTTTGGACTGA
- a CDS encoding DNA-deoxyinosine glycosylase, with protein sequence MEMEIIYSFEPVINQESRVLILGSMPGVQSLREQKYYVHPYNHFWRIMYALFDDARGWSNAADAMDDYDSRKQFLLDRKIALWDVICNCSREGSLDSNIVNEQVNDFQNLFIQYPHLELLAFNGAKGFNIYKRKIRLESASIAYLLLPSTSPANTMKFEEKLTHWKAILKYL encoded by the coding sequence ATGGAAATGGAAATCATCTATTCATTTGAACCGGTCATCAATCAGGAGTCCCGGGTATTGATCCTCGGCTCGATGCCGGGAGTGCAATCGTTGAGGGAGCAGAAATATTATGTACATCCTTACAATCACTTTTGGCGGATTATGTATGCGCTTTTTGACGATGCCCGTGGATGGTCTAATGCCGCGGATGCCATGGATGATTATGATAGCAGGAAACAATTTCTTTTGGACAGAAAAATTGCCCTTTGGGATGTCATTTGTAACTGCTCCAGAGAAGGCAGTCTCGATAGCAATATAGTCAATGAACAGGTCAATGATTTTCAAAATTTATTTATTCAGTACCCACATCTGGAATTACTTGCATTTAACGGAGCAAAGGGCTTTAATATATATAAGAGGAAAATCCGTCTGGAGTCTGCTTCCATTGCCTATCTGCTATTGCCCTCAACCAGTCCGGCCAATACGATGAAATTTGAGGAAAAGCTGACACATTGGAAAGCAATTTTGAAATACTTATAA
- a CDS encoding glycoside hydrolase family 113 yields the protein MNNLLNTLKRNKTPLIVLGVIIVVLLIIKLVLVDIVYIGYQYEKNRIITPWGEKIKSANLSVDYTIEQALSDIDSLGLNTLNVPVQIDIPSLTASTMSINAESEKKAVWLIKRLRYKGINVILEPYPYIQNGEKYETDLKPDNINQWFWNWKQVVLAELIRDVAKPNKVYALCIGSNFDQFEDQCGYWTDVADFVRAGYQGKMTYRTNWWYTAEWNAGQNLAYDTYIAKLNNPVLGKVDFISVAAYFELTDQETNTVDNLVSSIYKTRIFDRNQNIYDELKQLSAKWNKPVFFGELGFPKRSGAAVHPWNPLPSDIINNQEQANCFLAYQQVFEKETWHLGFSVFAVGKDDENKNYYPSEQSKQAIKRWYAEYQHTGKER from the coding sequence TTGAACAATTTGCTGAATACGCTCAAAAGAAATAAAACCCCGCTGATTGTATTAGGTGTCATTATTGTGGTGTTGCTAATCATTAAACTGGTTCTGGTGGATATTGTCTATATTGGCTACCAATACGAAAAGAACAGGATTATTACCCCATGGGGGGAAAAGATAAAATCGGCAAACCTGTCTGTAGATTATACAATTGAACAGGCTCTGAGCGATATAGACAGTCTTGGGCTGAATACCCTGAATGTCCCTGTTCAAATTGATATTCCGTCGTTGACAGCCAGTACGATGAGTATCAATGCGGAAAGCGAAAAGAAAGCGGTCTGGCTGATTAAACGCTTAAGATATAAAGGAATTAACGTCATCCTGGAACCTTATCCGTATATTCAAAACGGTGAGAAATATGAGACGGATCTCAAGCCGGATAATATCAATCAATGGTTCTGGAACTGGAAACAGGTCGTCCTTGCCGAACTCATCCGTGATGTGGCTAAGCCGAATAAAGTCTACGCCCTATGTATCGGTTCCAACTTTGATCAATTCGAGGATCAATGCGGTTATTGGACCGATGTCGCGGATTTTGTCAGGGCCGGATACCAGGGCAAAATGACTTACCGGACAAACTGGTGGTATACAGCTGAATGGAATGCCGGGCAGAATTTGGCGTACGATACCTACATTGCCAAATTAAATAATCCGGTTCTTGGAAAAGTGGATTTTATCTCTGTAGCAGCTTATTTTGAATTGACCGACCAGGAGACCAATACGGTAGATAACCTTGTAAGCTCGATCTATAAGACCCGGATTTTTGACCGAAACCAGAATATCTATGATGAATTAAAGCAGCTGTCTGCAAAATGGAACAAACCTGTATTCTTTGGTGAATTGGGTTTCCCAAAAAGAAGCGGTGCCGCAGTTCATCCCTGGAACCCTTTGCCGTCGGACATTATCAATAACCAGGAGCAGGCAAATTGCTTTCTGGCTTATCAGCAAGTGTTTGAAAAAGAAACCTGGCATCTTGGTTTTTCTGTTTTTGCTGTGGGCAAAGATGATGAAAACAAGAATTATTACCCGAGCGAGCAAAGCAAGCAGGCCATTAAAAGATGGTATGCCGAATACCAGCATACTGGCAAGGAACGATGA
- a CDS encoding DUF3795 domain-containing protein gives MVKSMVSKEYRRKCADFSLCGLNCCLCPRFHTDGSSKCPGCGGPDFFLKHPSCAVITCNKKHQNVEYCFECSVYPCERYQAPSEADSFISYQNVLQDQAKAKIDLQNYLEELTEKHKILGELITNYNDGKSKGFYCLAVNLLPLSVLNNMMDKIHHMDRINCNGSAEEAVRLLKVEADRLNIQLVLRKAKKD, from the coding sequence ATGGTTAAATCAATGGTAAGTAAAGAATACAGGCGAAAATGCGCCGACTTTTCATTATGCGGATTGAATTGCTGTCTCTGTCCGCGCTTTCATACGGACGGTTCTTCAAAGTGCCCCGGCTGCGGGGGTCCGGACTTTTTTTTGAAGCATCCTTCCTGTGCCGTAATTACCTGTAATAAAAAGCATCAAAATGTTGAATACTGTTTTGAATGCAGTGTCTATCCATGTGAGAGGTATCAGGCTCCAAGCGAGGCCGATTCCTTTATATCCTATCAAAATGTATTGCAGGATCAGGCCAAGGCTAAAATAGACCTTCAAAATTATCTTGAAGAACTGACGGAAAAACACAAAATTTTAGGCGAACTAATCACGAATTACAACGACGGCAAATCAAAGGGATTTTATTGTCTGGCGGTCAACCTGCTGCCGCTTTCCGTCCTGAATAATATGATGGATAAGATCCATCATATGGATCGGATCAACTGCAACGGCAGTGCTGAAGAAGCCGTCCGCTTGCTAAAAGTGGAAGCCGATCGTCTGAATATTCAACTGGTTCTTAGAAAGGCCAAAAAAGATTAG